In Vicia villosa cultivar HV-30 ecotype Madison, WI linkage group LG7, Vvil1.0, whole genome shotgun sequence, the DNA window gtgaataaccggatgtatgagtgcatattagtgtatattaccggatgagtgaaaaacataataaacataatgtgtaaatgaattgttcgactaattaaataatatatcggatgagtgaatattaccggatgtatgagtgcatattagcgacgcctagttgttcatgcgtaaaaatctcttccaagtcatctattgcaatatgtgacatgaattcaacaccaaagataccttcatccatattgatatgacggagagcaccttccttcaaatcggacatatcaacaagtgttccgagcgtcgtccggtatcgaggcacaaaagcaccacctttttttgccgcttgcttcggaggacccttaggtggtacgctacgaacatcctgtgtcacttgttgtgacccccgagcagatgcctaaaaatcatataacgatcgataaaatataaaatcatgcagttttagattcaaattatatattaacaccttaaatgtacctcttttagtgatgcaacagactcctcctcctgtaaaatccctttgcccttaattgcgggttttgtaggagcagtctaaaattaaaatgtaaaaaataattaacgtaacggtgcagaattgacattcgaaaactaaatgattcataatggttttcaatatatctcatcaccaatgataatgagctccgagggcgatgcaacaaatgaccctattgcatctcgcatcaatgttgtctctgagaccatgtcaggtaccggtagcaccgcatcatgatctaatacaacatcaactgatactttcaggtgtccatccgggagcggtctatggtgaagtaaatctcccacagtgttgtgcacttttcccttgccaactaggcgataattcggtgacgataagtatagttggcaagaagaaatgccctaaaccaatagtaaatataaagtcattatcgttaattaaatagaacaatttgtaaggaaaagaaatttataattacctcgggaagttttctttgacagttgaaactagctttatcactagtttctttcaccgatgcagtattgcacttttctctcatatacatatctttatctctttgcaattcagagacttgtgcttgcaattcctgcaatttttgcaacacttcttgattggtaggatttcttctcctaggatgcttgtaaaaagaggttggagtcacaccatgacccttacccctcacccgaccgggatactcaggagcatctagtgctctactaagtacgctcctatcatcctggtcctcaccggtggacaccgattgcgacaaggtctcctgtagttcatttacatttcaataattattagtggagataaaaaatcatttatatattaaaaaacatttgatttaattaaagacacagtattatacttacacattcagcataaactctctgaacatcgggatcgacagcttgattcttgcccacacgagcttccttccacaacacatgtacaggaagtgaggtttcctcagttttagtctcctctaactatgcattgacacaaatgataaaatcgtcaaataaaacacatttagataattaattaaaacgcatttctatttacttacaattttatcctctaagcgtgcatatcccaaacgcccttttttgtatggatacgcgggttttgatgctctcgcactatttgtgacactcctttcctgaaaagcttcatctctttgatttacaaactcaacccaatctttttcatcaatgaaaatctcatacttttttggccgtcccggtgcctcttcaagaaagtttccatctttatccctAAGATAGGTgcttgtcaaaaaagctttccaccctctatatctttttccggccaaactaagtatgtagcgtctacgctcatctggtatgtcaaaagtcctctgcaaaaaaacatacgcatagtgtgttagtataagtaatttaaacaatttctcgtcaagataataacaacaaccatatatgatcttcttcaagcgcttctgcaatctcttcgactcgatcgcaatcgtatgtgtctgtgcaatcgtcgtttgaagcatacttcctattacacctcgactcaacattcccgttacttttctcaccatgcattgtccaacatgtataacttctatcaattccaaaccgtagtaaatgcgatgccaacttattcccgtcaaccttatccccataacagctaCCCAAACAAGGACAcgacattcgaatcgggtcttcggagtgcgcaaccgcaaactcaacgaattcccatacccctttctcgtacacAAGCTGAACTATACAGTTATGTTACATTGTCCCTGAATACAATATATATTCATTGGTCTATTCCATCCCCAACATCACTCATAGAACACAAAAATGCATTATTTCTGAAGAAACATACACTGTCTTTTTTGAAAGGTCTAGTAAAGGTCTGAATAAAATACCTATAAACACTaatctttcaaatgtcaaaaacagAACTATAAATCGTGTACCTCCTTCGTCTTCTCTTCGTCTTCGTATTCTGGGCAGTGATTCTTCTTCGTCTAGCTTCGTATTCTGGGCAGCAATGGAGTTTTTATGGAGATTAAGTGTTGCGGTTTTGAGGATGAGATACGGTTTTGAGGAGTTTTTATGGAGTTTTAATGGAGTTCTTCATTCTGGGCAGCGATGGTTCTTCGTTTCTTCGTTCTGGGCAGCGATGGCAGTGAAAGAAGATTTAGGGATTATGAAACGCATGTCagaattattttgattttaaaaattttaattaacgaaacagctatgaaagcgcttttaaaaagcgctctggtagccctgcctttaccagcgctttttagggtaaaagcgctttcgtacccccccccccccccttaagagcgcttctgaaagcgctttcgtaagccccctataagagcgctttttgaaagcgctttcgtacccccctataagagcgctttttgaaagcgctttcgtacccccctttaagagcgctttttttgcgtgtttttttattttatttttagcgaaacctataccagcgctttttcctaaaagcgctttagtagaggtgctgctaaaagacaaatttgacaTAGTGATTGTCATCCAATTATTTCATTATTCCAACAAATACCTTTTCCATCatccaaaaacatttttaaaatattttcccaATACTACAATGAGAGGTTAGAAAATCAATGAATTATTGGCTGAAAAGTAATAAATTCTTATGATTAGCAAGTTATTTAAGTGGCATCCTCATTAAGTATGCCAGAGGGACAAACATAACACTTTGATTTATTTAGAAGACATTTAATAATGATACAAATTTTAGAAAGAGCTTTTTAGCACTCCCTAAGTACTAAAATCTCTATAATTGTGTTTAGGAGAGCATGAGCTTTGTAGATTATAAATTGAACAAATCATGTTCTATTTTTTAAGTTgcataaaagtaaaaaatatgaTTCCGACTCTAAAGTTTATGTATGTTATAATTGTATTATTTCTTCTATCTTTTACAACAATGAACATAAATGGTAAgtcttattttttattctttttgaaatttcattgtttacaatacacaatatTTTACCCTATTTtaacaatattattttattaattttcttattataCAGCAATTGGTGATTGTAATGATGATGGAGATTGCCCAATAAATATGTGCTTGTTTCATTTTCTTGTGAGGTGTTTTAATAATGATTGTGAATGTGTTCATATGACGCCACTAGTTCTTTATTGAGTACCAGAACCAAGAGAGAAGACAAGTGACATGAATGAAAGAATGTAACCTAATATATAGTATATGTTCCTCTAGAATGGTATATAAAAAGTCATTTAGTTATTGTGCTGGAACATAATATGTAATTggatttttttccttttccataTTTCCTAGATCATATAATTATGACTTTTTACTCTTAACTATTGTAATAAATTAAATAAGACAATTTATGATACAAATACGCCAATTTGGGAGAAAGGATGTGTGGTTGTTTATACAAGAAGTTACTAAACAAATTTATATCAAGGCATATATCAACTTATAGAAGAtcaaattactccctccgtcccacaatgagtgatccagcccaccatttcacacatattaagaaaagtgtaGAAAAGTAAGAGGGAGAATAATATTTTTACCATAGTACCCCTAATCATGTATTGGAAATTGTgaaagtttaattaattagagggtagaatagtaaaaaatttattgaaagttgaaatgggtcattcattttgggacaccAAATTATTCCAATTGGGTCACtcattatgggacggagggagtaataaaatCACATCACTTGTTTTTTTAAAGCTAGTTGTATTAATAGGGACAAAAGTCCAAAGAACAAGATTACAAAAGACGAGGCTAACTTCGAAGGgaaaattatccaccaattggaACCTACATTAAGTAAAACAACGGGCTTTTGAcgaactcataaaagttacaattggtatGGGGAATATTCCCAATAAAAGACCACTTCCAAATGAGGGATTTACAACTCCAAACCACATCACGGAAATTCCACTCCAAATCCTTAAAAATAATACCATTTCTATAAATCCATTAGCTCCAAATAACCGCCAACCAAACACAACCCCGCTTCCCTTCACTAACCTTCTTTGATTTACAAAAAGAATACCATCTCCAGAAACTATCCTTAAAATCCACTTCCGTATAGTTAGACATACCAATCCACACGGCCACTTCCTTCCAAACCTTATCCTCCTTACAACACGAGAAGAAAAGATGGACGGAAGATTCTAAATAATCATTGCATAAAACACAACCAAGATTAGAGATAGTAGATAAAATAACTCTTTTGAGCAACGCATCCTTAGTGGGGATCCTATGCTTGAAACACCTCCAACCAAAATCTTTAACTTTTAGCAGAATTTCACCCTTCCAAACAAACTTGGAGAAAAAATCGAGGCGATTAGGAGGGCCGAACTTCATGAATCCCTTGGAAACAACATTATAAAAAGAAGAAACGGAGAACGAGTCCTCGGGCAAAAGCCGCCATCCCACTCTATCCTCCCCTCGGCTAGCCGGCGGCGTGGGGAACAACATCGGACCGTGATGCTACAACAAATCTCTCAACACCAACATTTCCCCCTCCAATTCCTCCGGAACCAAAAGGATCCCCAAATCATGCCACACCCACTCTTCGCCGATCCAAGCTCCCATGCAAGCAATGGAAACATCCTGTAAATAAGAAATAGCAAAAAAAGACGGAAACAACAACCTTAAGATCCCCCCTTCTAACCAAGACGAGTGCCAAAAAAAAGTGGAATAGCCTCCGCCAATCCAAAAAGAAAGATTATTCACGAAACAACCTCCACCGTTCTTTTATCCAAAGACAAAATATCCGACCACCACACCGACTTTGAACTATAATCATCGTTCTTACCTCCTTCAATGACCATCCTTAGTTTAATATCCCCATACCTCGCTTTGAGCATTCTATACCAAATAGAGTTAGAATCCTctaaaattctccacttccacttcGTAAGAAGAGACAAATTAAATTCTTCCAGTCTCTTAATTCCAAGGCTACCATCGTCCATCGAATCACAAACAACATCCCACCCCACCCAATGAACACTTTTCTTCTCTgccgccccccccccccccccaaaaagaaaattactttgaattttaTTAATCTCCTGAATCACTTTTTTAGGAgccaaataaaaagaaaaagtgaaaataggtAAACTACCTAAAACCGACTTCAAAAGAATTATTCTCCCTCCAAAACTAAGCCACCTTCCTTTCCAAGTACTCAAACGCCTCCTTAATTTATCCACCAAAGGACTCCAAAACTTCACCCTTCTAGGATTAGAGCCAACACGAATACCAAGAAAAGAGAAATCTTTTTCCTCCCTTTTACAAGAAAGGAAAGTGGTAGCTACATTCAAGAAAAAAGGATTAATATTAATACCAATAAGCTTGCTCTTATTAAAATTAATGCCAAGACCCGATACCATCTCAAAGCCCCTCAACACCGCTTTAATAGCCCATAAGTGCTTCCAACTACCATCTCCTACCAAAATAGTGTCGTCTGCAAATTGAAGCACATCAACGAAACATTTACCTTTAACATTACAACCAATAAAGTCCCCATTTTCCACCGCTTTATTAACCATAACTTTAAGCCCTTTCGCTATAATAACAAAAAGAAAGGGAGATAAAGGATCACCTTGACTAAGCCCCCTCTCAACCACAAACTCTTTGGTAGGACTACCATTAACGAGAACCGACATTTTACTAGTGAAGATTAGAACAACCATCCATCTCATCCAAAGCTCCTTAAAACCCATTCGTTCCAACATAAATTTAAGAAATTCCAACTAACCTTGTCATAAGCTTTTTCGAAGtccactttgaaaagaagacaaccCTGCCCCTCCTTCGTAGCATAATCCACCAATTCATTCACCACAAGAACACCATCGAGCAATTGGCGTCTCGGAACAAAGGCACTTTGACTAGAAGAAATAATAGAATGCAACACCCTTTTCAACCTTCTGGCCAATAATTTAGAGATAATCTTATAGATACAACCTACCAAACAAATAGGTCTaaagttgtaacacccttctaaaaccccgcggaatatcaaataaaattcagagtaaaacatgaaaagggtattacaacttcaaaatatttaaaacattaagccatgtcatgccttatgaggaacttcaaaacacattattcagtaatcatgttaacacagcgaaaaatacttcaaaactgaataacataaaacatcggtattcaacatcaagaatttaccgatttaaaaccaacaaaacatcATTCTAACATAAGAAATAACCCGTCAAACAATACTAAAATAAACGtctcccagtgttacaagaccagagcatgacaccgacacagtCGACTAAatgaagtaactctacgagttatcctcaccaagcacaagccgctactccttaatctgaaaaatgtcaatagtaagggtgagacatatcacaattaaactatattataagttcataacgaCAAAATATCATAAGCAGATTATTCACCCAACTGCAACATATTTAGATTTTTAGATTATCCATCAATAGTTACGAAGATAAAGTCAATTACATCACCACGAAATAACATTGgaaatcttccaatcatgttataataacacaaatataaatgcaatgaCTCTATGCATACAATTATTATTCACTCGATCATCACATGTATTTCAGATACACAATAGTTAATCAAACACACAACCATTCATATCAAACACATacgaattataacattggacaacttccattcatgttataattatgccaaacagcctaatgcaatgcaactaatgcatgtggtaccaacatcatcaatgggaataacccatgaccgatccaacatcatcaagatacggccctgccagcacagattccacacaatgggaatcatgcccttcactgatccaacacatcgtCATGGATACAACCTcacaatgattatgaatgcatgcaaacatatatgaaacatacttataccatcgtcaagtctatgagtaataTCATCCAATACTCAAgccatcgtcatcatcatcaagcatgtttatatatattaacatcattcactacaaatcaatcatcatcatcatcattaaggaCATACATATAACCACATCAATCcttatcatcatcatccataaagaatatacatgtattcccatcattccaaaacaaatcaatcatcattatacaGTTCTCAACAATCACCAAAAACATCTACATTTGATAAACTTAAGcctcatgtatacatacaattaccaaaaacATATGCAAATAAGAGTTATCTATGCAATTCTAATATTTAAGCATatcaccataattcaacatattgaattatccaccacttGTACAATATGCATTTATCATGTAATAATCACAAAAATTCATAgaatttatcattcatcaattccatgtatcacaataagcacatagtacacaacaccaatacatattgttcttaaataacattactccatgacatacacatatacaattacatgtcattttcacaaccacataataattaaatcatctagtgctaatcaatttattttcatcaaaaagagaatttcgttagctttctaacgctttgaACGGGGACCCAAACGGAGTTTGTAAGTATAagattgcgcctaagagggggggggggtgaattaggttttttaaaatttaatcggttttatgagaatacttctaataatttttggttaagtgtttgaaggttttgtaaggttcttttcttttctttggtaatggtgatgaatttAATAAAGTGTggaaaaagtaaagaacacaacgatatatactggttcccctcacaatccgagagtactccagtcccctttcaaacacgaaagagatttcactatagttagaattattttacaagcctatgcctactatctaacctatagggtgatcaaaggttcttaacacctttaagatcaatcaacactaatgtgaatgaagaacaatcctcttcaaacacaccacttacttccaacaatcctggatagtaaggagataattttctttgaatttttacaagagatttagatgaagtttgtatagcactatcaatcttggattgatcttcttcttcaaataaacaattctcaaactgaatataagtgttcacaataatgtatgcatgaaactttgaatgaattctctatgaaaatgtgtgtagaaagtttcatataaaaattctggtttgtggacacttggaaataatgaaatttatgagtatgaattgttaatgaagaaggtgaataatgattttgaaatatgtagaatttatagtgtgttaaacacctctttgaatggttatttttccatgaaccAATGCAATAATCAAGTGGTATGAAAAagaattcgtttgaataagatcatgcaatgaaaaaacacactggttcagtaggaaccggttcctgcctgggacaacccggttcctgctgaacgttacagcagaaaatttgaattttgaacgtgggaaccggttcctgcatagggacaacccggttccccatagtaaaccacaaaatgctgaaaattgagaatgctgggaaccggttcccccatagggacaacccggttcctaaaacctttattttgaattttaactttgaaaaaggttttaaatgaacttttgaaagatgatactttgtagtatgtttatgatatgcatggaaatatatttgtgaacaattatatgtcaaagtgagtattgtttatacctttgacattttagcttgatccttgaatcttcacaaattcttcaagactttgaaaagatgtatttttgcttgatacttggaattctttttgcacatcctttataaaagcttgatgtccatattgtcttcatcaaaacacactatgcttgagaagcttgcatttacattctccccctttttgatgatgacaaccaagtcttgaaaatgttttgaaaaagttgtttttgtGCTTTGTGTTTATGTTGAACattgcaaggctccccctatgttagagactccccctaaatccatgattccttgatttatagtgatgagtttcatttgataattttaacaatggcctgcatttttctttgaaacaaaaacaacaacaaaaacacatgcatattcttctccccctttgttattatcaaaaaggatggggaaaaagataaaaagtatatgaaaaataacacaaacataaattcaacacaaacataaatttaaacgatacgaaacgtagttttttaCGATTACAACACACAAACATaaatagtcctaaacatcacgaacATAAATGGAACATTGTCTAGAGAACATAAGTAAAAAcgaataatagaaagaaaacattacatagaaattaaagcacataatttagtcactttcatccatatgttcttcatcatcatcctcttgttcttcttcttcttcatcacttccttcctctccctcataatgagctaagatacgcctttgagtccgttgaatttcccgcatttgtcttctcataaggttatgctcatagttattctccctcttgttgttatcaatggatgtttgaatagaacaaagcttggcaaacatcatatccattgtgtatccaccttcgggacgttgaggatcttgtggcacggctggctcaaaatcaactttgtaaacaaatctaccttcacgatccgt includes these proteins:
- the LOC131619188 gene encoding uncharacterized protein LOC131619188, with amino-acid sequence MSVLVNGSPTKEFVVERGLSQGDPLSPFLFVIIAKGLKVMVNKAVENGDFIGCNVKGKCFVDVLQFADDTILVGDGSWKHLWAIKAVLRGFEMVSGLGINFNKSKLIGININPFFLNVATTFLSCKREEKDFSFLGIRVGSNPRRVKFWSPLVDKLRRRLSTWKGRWLSFGGRIILLKSVLGSLPIFTFSFYLAPKKVIQEINKIQSNFLFGGGGGAAEKKSVHWVGWDVVCDSMDDGSLGIKRLEEFNLSLLTKWKWRILEDSNSIWYRMLKARYGDIKLRMVIEGGKNDDYSSKSVWWSDILSLDKRTVEDVSIACMGAWIGEEWVWHDLGILLVPEELEGEMLVLRDLL